In the genome of Saccopteryx leptura isolate mSacLep1 chromosome 10, mSacLep1_pri_phased_curated, whole genome shotgun sequence, one region contains:
- the CXCR6 gene encoding C-X-C chemokine receptor type 6 — translation MWILSGKMGWVSSNHEPRVLQNYSAETWTTSQRGRGRPAAGHSSSLGRTDKALRRVCSRASGMATEDDDYVDYRTSNVSSDDGQRHRHFLEFRRLFLPSMYLVVFLCGLVGNSLVLVIYIFYQKLRSLTDVFLMNLPLADLVFVCTLPFWAYASIHEWVFGKILCKILLGIYTLNFYTSMLILICITVDRFMAVVRATKAYNQKAKRMSWGKAICVSAWLVSLLVSLPQILYGNVYQHDKCICNYHISTVVLATQMTLGFFLPLLAMVVCYSFVIRTLLHVRGLQNHKSLKIIFLVLALFLLTQTPFSLVKLVGSTSWEFHTRTSFHYAVAVTEAVAYLRVCLNPVLYAFVGLKFRKNFWKLVKDVGCLPYLGVSSRWKSSEDTSKTCSASHHAEATSMFQL, via the exons ATGTGGATCCTGAGCGGCAAGATGGGTTGGGTCTCTTCCAATCACGAGCCTAGGGTTCTTCAAAACTACTCAGCGGAAACATGGACCACATCACAGAGAGGTAGAGGCAGACCTGCTGCTGGGCACAGCTCATCTCTGGGCCGAACTGACAAAGCACTCCGGCGG GTGTGCAGCAGAGCAAGCGGCATGGCCACCGAGGACGACGACTATGTCGACTATAGGACCTCCAACGTCTCTAGCGACGACGGCCAGCGGCACAGGCACTTCCTGGAGTTCCGCAGGCTCTTCCTGCCCAGCATGTACCTCGTGGTGTTCCTCTGCGGCCTGGTGGGGAACTCCCTGGTGCTGGTCATCTACATCTTCTACCAGAAGCTGAGGAGCCTGACGGACGTGTTTCTGATGAACCTGCCCCTGGCCGACCTGGTGTTTGTCTGCACCTTGCCCTTCTGGGCCTATGCAAGCATCCACGAATGGGTCTTTGGCAAGATCCTGTGCAAGATCTTGCTGGGCATCTATACCCTGAACTTCTATACGTCCATGCTCATCCTCATCTGCATCACTGTGGACCGCTTCATGGCGGTGGTTCGGGCCACCAAGGCCTACAACCAGAAGGCCAAGCGGATGAGCTGGGGCAAGGCCATCTGCGTGTCCGCCTGGCTGGTGTCCCTGCTGGTGTCCCTGCCACAGATCCTCTATGGCAATGTCTACCAACACGACAAGTGCATCTGCAATTACCACATTTCCACCGTGGTTCTTGCCACCCAGATGACCCTGGGGTTCTTCCTGCCCCTGCTTGCCATGGTCGTCTGCTACTCATTCGTCATCAGGACCCTGCTTCATGTCCGGGGCTTACAGAACCACAAGTCTCTCAAGATCATCTTCCTGGTGCTGGCCCTGTTCCTGCTGACGCAGACGCCCTTCAGCCTGGTGAAGCTGGTCGGCAGCACGAGCTGGGAGTTCCACACCAGGACCAGCTTCCACTATGCCGTCGCCGTGACCGAGGCCGTTGCCTACCTGCGGGTCTGCCTCAACCCGGTGCTCTACGCCTTTGTCGGCCTGAAGTTCCGGAAGAACTTCTGGAAGCTTGTGAAAGACGTCGGCTGCCTCCCTTACCTGGGGGTCTCAAGCCGGTGGAAGTCTTCGGAGGACACTTCCAAGACGTGCTCGGCCTCCCACCACGCGGAGGCCACCAGCATGTTCCAGCTGTAG